The proteins below are encoded in one region of Myxococcaceae bacterium JPH2:
- a CDS encoding protein tyrosine phosphatase, which yields MPASPVLLLAWLALAEPAPAPAADPAPASDVYALDDAAFVAQAQRDLEALQRHAQGMRRLEEDMASARALYAQARAVPYTPDQKQRLVSTWAAFFDYFVSVEVIRQRYWEFLKAPAPTQPIKHGWGFLLTHGALTTELARGLTFVDLAGGRPQLEVLLDEPSPEYGLPARTFARFREKVVHVGTATQLFTGDGYKEQLRPVFADSGAMGQPRVTWLFQEMKENSRVARGKLVKRGAPLFVQAAAGVTQDSTLRAIFPVQKAVAEWMGDTRVRRLGKPLITRAQVDAVLARMEPGDIVLARQNWFLSNIGLPGFWPHAELYVGTPAQLAAAFDADPEVRAWVATLPGGSGTFTEHLAHAFPAKWAEYSGHDAHGDALRIIESISEGVSFTGPEHGLHVDYLGVMRPRLTQREKAQAILRAFTFQGRPYDFNFDFFSDQTLVCTELVWKSYAPAQDMKGLVIPLVDVAGRRTLPANEIVRVFDREFGQPGQQLDFVAFLDGREGSGDAVAANAEAFRYSYRRLKWDIAQE from the coding sequence GTGCCTGCCTCCCCTGTCCTGCTGCTCGCCTGGCTCGCGCTCGCCGAGCCCGCCCCCGCGCCTGCCGCCGACCCGGCCCCGGCCTCTGACGTGTACGCGCTCGACGACGCGGCGTTCGTGGCCCAGGCCCAGCGAGACCTGGAGGCGCTCCAGCGGCATGCCCAGGGAATGCGGCGCCTGGAGGAGGACATGGCCAGCGCCCGCGCCCTCTACGCGCAGGCGCGCGCGGTGCCGTACACGCCGGACCAGAAGCAGCGCCTGGTCAGCACGTGGGCCGCGTTCTTCGACTACTTCGTCTCGGTGGAGGTCATCCGCCAGCGCTACTGGGAGTTCCTCAAGGCGCCCGCGCCCACCCAGCCCATCAAGCACGGCTGGGGCTTCCTGCTCACGCACGGCGCGCTCACCACGGAGCTGGCCCGCGGGCTCACCTTCGTGGACCTCGCGGGTGGACGGCCGCAGTTGGAAGTGCTCCTCGACGAGCCCTCACCCGAGTACGGCCTTCCCGCGCGCACCTTCGCCCGCTTCCGCGAGAAGGTGGTCCACGTGGGCACCGCCACGCAGCTCTTCACCGGCGATGGCTACAAGGAGCAGCTGCGCCCGGTGTTCGCGGACTCGGGCGCGATGGGCCAGCCCCGCGTGACGTGGCTCTTCCAGGAGATGAAGGAGAACAGCCGCGTGGCGCGCGGCAAGCTCGTCAAGCGAGGCGCGCCCCTCTTCGTCCAAGCCGCGGCGGGCGTGACGCAGGACTCCACGCTGCGCGCCATCTTCCCCGTGCAGAAGGCGGTGGCCGAGTGGATGGGCGACACCCGCGTGCGCCGTTTGGGCAAGCCCCTCATCACCCGCGCGCAGGTCGACGCCGTGCTCGCGCGCATGGAGCCGGGCGACATCGTCCTCGCGCGTCAGAACTGGTTTCTCTCCAACATCGGGCTGCCGGGCTTCTGGCCTCACGCGGAGCTGTATGTCGGCACGCCCGCGCAGCTCGCCGCCGCGTTCGACGCGGATCCAGAGGTCCGCGCCTGGGTGGCCACGCTGCCCGGAGGCAGTGGCACGTTCACCGAGCACCTGGCGCACGCCTTCCCCGCCAAGTGGGCCGAGTACTCGGGCCACGACGCGCACGGTGACGCCCTCCGCATCATCGAGTCCATCAGCGAGGGCGTGTCCTTCACCGGCCCCGAGCACGGGCTGCACGTGGACTATCTGGGCGTCATGCGTCCGCGCCTGACCCAGCGCGAGAAGGCCCAGGCCATCCTCCGGGCCTTCACCTTCCAGGGGCGCCCGTATGACTTCAACTTCGACTTCTTCTCGGACCAGACGCTGGTGTGCACCGAGCTGGTGTGGAAGTCGTATGCCCCCGCCCAGGACATGAAGGGCCTGGTGATTCCGCTGGTGGACGTGGCCGGTCGGCGCACCTTGCCGGCCAATGAAATCGTGCGCGTCTTTGACCGGGAGTTTGGCCAGCCCGGGCAACAGCTCGACTTCGTGGCGTTCCTGGACGGGCGAGAGGGCTCGGGCGACGCAGTCGCGGCAAACGCCGAGGCATTCCGTTATTCGTATCGCCGGCTGAAGTGGGACATCGCCCAGGAGTAA
- a CDS encoding ArsR family transcriptional regulator, giving the protein MDELSQSFRVLGDSTRLRILRLVAEAPLNVTELVSLVGVAQSSVSHHLGKLRGLGLIREERQAGFSYYSLALESADSRWPLIRLAREAEDAAGDSARLKDLLRAREDRQALNERLLEPGQSWFLWAGALASLLPPLDVADFGCGSGPLSVATARWARHVWAIDQNADALTQARERAQREGRANITFLREDLHRLSLSDGSMDLVVISQSLHHVESPASVLSEAARILKPGGRVVVLELMPHDERWVLERLGHRHLGFAPEFLESALSEAGFTSFSRETHARDGASPFRVFLLTGVKP; this is encoded by the coding sequence ATGGACGAGCTTTCCCAATCCTTCCGCGTACTGGGTGACTCGACGCGGCTGCGAATCCTGCGGCTGGTGGCCGAGGCGCCGTTGAACGTGACGGAGCTGGTGTCGCTGGTGGGCGTGGCGCAGTCGTCGGTGTCGCATCACCTGGGCAAGCTGCGCGGGCTGGGGCTCATCCGCGAGGAGCGGCAGGCGGGGTTCAGCTACTACTCGCTGGCCCTGGAGTCCGCGGACTCGCGCTGGCCGCTCATCCGCCTGGCGCGTGAAGCGGAGGATGCGGCCGGGGACTCGGCGCGGCTGAAGGACCTCTTGCGCGCGCGGGAGGACCGCCAGGCGCTCAACGAGCGGCTCTTGGAGCCGGGCCAGTCGTGGTTCCTGTGGGCGGGCGCGCTCGCGTCGCTGCTGCCGCCGCTGGACGTGGCGGACTTCGGCTGTGGCTCGGGGCCGCTGAGCGTGGCGACGGCGCGATGGGCGCGGCACGTGTGGGCCATCGACCAGAACGCCGACGCGCTCACCCAGGCGCGCGAGCGGGCCCAGCGCGAGGGGCGCGCCAACATCACCTTCCTGCGCGAGGACCTGCATCGCCTGTCGCTGTCGGACGGGAGCATGGACCTGGTGGTGATTTCGCAGAGCCTGCACCACGTGGAGTCGCCGGCCTCGGTGCTGTCGGAGGCGGCGCGCATCCTGAAGCCCGGGGGCCGGGTGGTGGTGCTGGAGCTGATGCCGCACGACGAGCGCTGGGTGCTCGAGCGGCTCGGCCACCGGCACCTGGGGTTCGCGCCCGAGTTCCTCGAGTCCGCGCTGTCCGAGGCGGGCTTCACATCGTTTTCCCGCGAGACGCACGCCCGAGATGGGGCGAGTCCGTTTCGCGTCTTCTTGCTGACCGGAGTCAAGCCATGA
- a CDS encoding DUF2795 domain-containing protein, translating into MAFGQAEDPGLSISAQLDAVEYPAQREEMVQAAEDNGAPVDIINVLKSLPREEYASREDAMRDLAEAARRFASGGLRDDDGVNRDRRNIGRDAVEHAPEGHTRHP; encoded by the coding sequence ATGGCATTCGGACAGGCGGAGGACCCAGGGCTCTCCATCTCGGCGCAGCTCGACGCGGTGGAGTACCCGGCGCAGCGCGAGGAGATGGTCCAGGCGGCCGAGGACAACGGCGCACCCGTGGACATCATCAACGTCCTCAAGTCGCTGCCGCGCGAGGAGTACGCGTCGCGCGAGGATGCCATGCGAGACCTGGCCGAGGCCGCGCGGCGCTTCGCCAGCGGAGGCCTGCGCGATGACGACGGCGTGAATCGTGACCGGCGCAACATCGGGCGAGACGCGGTGGAGCACGCGCCCGAGGGCCACACGCGCCACCCCTGA
- the moaC gene encoding cyclic pyranopterin monophosphate synthase MoaC, translating into MKMIDVGDKEKTERVAVATALLRMLPATRERILAGKVEKGDVLAAARLAGIMAAKRTPDFVPLCHPIALAGVEVVLTPVDAGLSVQVRVKTVDRTGVEMEALTAACAAALTVYDMCKSVDRGMVIESVQLEHKSGGRSGTWERAEPTPPPRARKKTARRA; encoded by the coding sequence ATGAAGATGATCGACGTGGGCGACAAGGAGAAGACGGAGCGCGTGGCGGTGGCCACCGCGCTGCTGCGGATGCTCCCTGCCACGCGCGAGCGCATCCTGGCCGGCAAGGTGGAGAAGGGCGACGTGCTCGCGGCGGCGCGGCTCGCGGGCATCATGGCGGCCAAGCGCACGCCGGACTTCGTGCCGCTGTGCCACCCCATCGCGTTGGCGGGGGTGGAGGTGGTGCTGACTCCCGTGGACGCGGGCCTGTCCGTCCAGGTGCGGGTGAAGACCGTGGACCGCACGGGCGTGGAGATGGAGGCGCTCACCGCGGCCTGCGCGGCGGCGCTCACCGTCTACGACATGTGCAAGAGCGTGGACCGGGGCATGGTCATCGAGTCCGTCCAACTCGAGCACAAGTCGGGCGGGCGCTCGGGGACGTGGGAGCGGGCCGAGCCCACGCCACCGCCTCGTGCTCGAAAGAAGACAGCGCGTCGGGCCTGA
- a CDS encoding transglutaminase family protein: MSIPIGFGPPLARERLVSALAADPPRLDLAALAIATLDRSDLDAPACLHTLDALACRVQVEAERLMERGEALAPLRALRHVLADIEGFRGNAQDYHSPENSFLDRVLERKVGLPITLSVLYLEVARRAGISLYGVPFPGHFLVACDAGDHKLVMDPFHEGDILTEHGCEELLKRVAPQLKFDRAMLSPAPVELIAYRMLSNLRRVYLGREDCERSLAVVDLLLLLAPDHPGELRTRAALLASLGAYRAALKDVERCLELSPDAPDRERLELTARELRERAALLN; the protein is encoded by the coding sequence GTGAGCATCCCCATTGGATTCGGGCCGCCGCTCGCCCGGGAGCGGTTGGTGTCTGCGTTGGCCGCGGATCCGCCTCGCCTGGACCTGGCGGCGCTGGCCATCGCTACCCTCGACCGCTCGGACCTGGACGCGCCCGCGTGCCTGCACACACTGGACGCGCTGGCGTGCCGGGTACAAGTGGAGGCCGAACGGCTCATGGAGCGCGGCGAGGCGCTCGCCCCGTTGCGTGCGCTGCGCCATGTGCTGGCGGACATCGAGGGGTTCCGCGGTAACGCGCAGGACTACCACTCGCCGGAGAACAGCTTCCTCGACCGCGTGCTGGAGCGGAAGGTGGGGCTGCCCATCACGCTCTCGGTGCTCTATCTGGAGGTCGCGCGGCGCGCGGGCATCTCGCTCTACGGCGTGCCATTTCCTGGCCACTTCCTGGTCGCGTGCGACGCGGGCGACCACAAGCTGGTGATGGATCCGTTCCACGAGGGCGACATCCTCACCGAGCACGGCTGCGAGGAGCTGCTCAAGCGCGTGGCGCCGCAGCTCAAGTTCGACCGGGCCATGCTGTCGCCCGCGCCCGTGGAACTCATCGCGTACCGCATGCTGTCCAACCTGCGCCGCGTCTATCTGGGGCGCGAGGACTGTGAGCGCAGTCTGGCGGTGGTGGATCTGCTCTTGCTGCTCGCGCCGGATCATCCGGGCGAGCTGCGCACGCGCGCGGCGCTCCTGGCCAGCCTGGGTGCCTACCGCGCGGCGCTCAAGGACGTGGAGCGCTGCCTGGAGCTGTCGCCAGACGCGCCAGACCGCGAGCGGCTGGAACTCACCGCGCGGGAGCTGCGCGAGCGCGCCGCCCTGCTGAACTGA
- a CDS encoding PLP-dependent transferase produces the protein MSKKQKTLAVHAGSRLTGSKAVPVAPPVFPAAVNWFDSSEDLSDALDGKDFAYARISAPNASLLEEAVAALEGAEACVAYASGMAALRSVFDAQAWRPGDRLVMPADGYGVTRLLYKNLCARLGVELHALLLTDAQAPARIRELRPRMVLAESITNPLLRVPDLRALSHACVDVDAAFVVDATFPSPHGQRALSLGADYAVQSTSKWLNGHSDALGGTVSGSLSRMAPLRAARILAGDVLGPFEAWLTLRGLRTLPVRMKAHAEHAAHVARRLEGSALLERVIYPGLTSHPDHAVARELLDGGFGPMVAFEIKGAGRPEGDRFLEALRICKPGPSLGDVGTLVMHAASASARRMTPEEREAAGIRESLIRVSVGLEDPDDVADDLLQAVAKVARP, from the coding sequence ATGAGCAAGAAGCAGAAGACGCTGGCGGTGCACGCGGGCTCGCGGCTCACGGGCAGCAAGGCCGTGCCCGTGGCGCCGCCCGTCTTCCCGGCGGCGGTGAACTGGTTCGACAGCAGTGAGGACCTGTCGGACGCGTTGGATGGCAAGGACTTCGCCTACGCGCGGATCAGCGCCCCCAACGCTTCGTTGTTGGAGGAAGCGGTGGCCGCGCTGGAGGGCGCCGAGGCGTGCGTGGCCTACGCGAGCGGGATGGCCGCGCTGCGCTCCGTCTTCGACGCCCAGGCGTGGCGACCCGGAGACCGGTTGGTGATGCCGGCGGATGGCTACGGCGTCACGCGGCTGCTCTACAAGAACCTCTGCGCCCGCCTGGGCGTGGAGCTGCACGCGCTCCTGCTGACGGATGCGCAAGCTCCGGCGCGCATCCGCGAGCTGCGTCCGCGCATGGTGCTCGCCGAGAGCATCACCAACCCGCTCTTGCGCGTGCCGGACCTGCGCGCGTTGTCCCACGCATGCGTGGACGTGGACGCGGCGTTCGTCGTGGACGCCACGTTCCCCTCGCCGCATGGGCAGCGCGCGCTGTCGCTCGGCGCGGACTACGCCGTGCAGTCCACCAGCAAGTGGCTCAACGGGCACAGCGATGCGTTGGGCGGCACGGTCAGTGGCTCCCTGTCACGCATGGCGCCGCTGCGCGCCGCGCGCATCCTCGCGGGCGACGTGCTCGGACCTTTCGAGGCGTGGCTCACGCTGCGCGGCCTGCGCACGCTTCCGGTGCGCATGAAGGCCCATGCCGAGCATGCGGCGCACGTTGCCCGAAGGCTGGAGGGCTCGGCGCTGTTGGAGCGCGTCATCTACCCCGGGCTGACGTCACACCCGGACCACGCCGTGGCGCGCGAGCTGTTGGACGGCGGCTTCGGTCCGATGGTCGCGTTTGAAATCAAGGGCGCGGGACGCCCCGAGGGTGACCGGTTCCTGGAGGCGCTGCGCATCTGCAAGCCAGGCCCTTCGCTGGGAGACGTGGGCACGCTCGTGATGCACGCGGCCAGCGCCAGCGCGCGCCGCATGACGCCCGAGGAGCGCGAGGCGGCCGGCATTCGCGAGAGCCTCATCCGCGTGTCCGTGGGGCTGGAGGATCCGGACGACGTGGCGGATGACCTGCTCCAAGCGGTGGCGAAGGTGGCGCGCCCATGA
- a CDS encoding CoA-binding protein, translating into MSEQDNLVTSEAGVEKVVRGARRVAVLGIKTEQHADQPAFYVPRYLAEAGVEVVPVPVYYPDVTHILGKPVYRRLVDIPGDIDVVDVFRRPQDIDGHLDDLIAKKPKAVWFQSGIRNDAAAARLAKAGIQVVQDRCLMVDHRRYGAR; encoded by the coding sequence ATGAGTGAGCAGGACAACCTGGTGACGAGCGAAGCCGGCGTGGAGAAGGTGGTGAGGGGCGCGCGTCGCGTGGCGGTACTGGGCATCAAGACCGAGCAGCACGCGGACCAGCCCGCCTTCTACGTGCCTCGCTACCTGGCGGAAGCGGGCGTGGAGGTGGTGCCGGTGCCGGTCTACTACCCGGACGTGACGCACATCCTCGGCAAGCCGGTGTATCGGCGGCTGGTGGACATCCCGGGCGACATCGACGTGGTGGACGTGTTCCGGCGCCCGCAGGACATCGACGGGCACCTGGACGACCTCATCGCGAAGAAGCCGAAGGCGGTGTGGTTCCAGTCCGGCATCCGCAACGACGCCGCGGCGGCGCGGCTGGCGAAGGCCGGCATCCAGGTGGTGCAGGACCGCTGCCTGATGGTGGACCACCGTCGCTACGGCGCGCGGTGA
- a CDS encoding patatin-like phospholipase family protein, whose translation MPPPTLHSLLEGKRFGLVLSAGYFGFYGHAGFLKGLAGAGLKPHAYAGTSAGGMVAAYAAAGASVQGIEELVLSQTRANFWDPDLLGAVMNGVTAGHGLTGLLKGERFRRLLESTLPARTFEELPHPLLLVAANLTHGTHDVFTTGELAPRVHATCAYPGLFRAVPLDGNLYWDGGLVEKAPALALHESAIGSELDAILVHFLPSHTRKVVGGPMAYAQGIAAGSAALRRDHFRLQLTVLGQRQVPVYVVVSNLPPVTPTTMERGFDALDQARLSAERALARPPVPFEQAR comes from the coding sequence ATGCCGCCTCCCACCCTGCATTCCCTCCTCGAAGGTAAGCGCTTCGGGCTCGTGCTATCCGCCGGATATTTCGGCTTTTACGGGCACGCGGGCTTCCTCAAGGGGCTGGCGGGGGCGGGGCTGAAGCCGCACGCGTACGCGGGCACGTCCGCCGGAGGCATGGTGGCGGCCTACGCGGCGGCGGGCGCGTCGGTGCAGGGCATCGAGGAGCTGGTGCTGAGCCAGACGCGCGCGAACTTCTGGGATCCGGACTTGTTGGGCGCGGTGATGAACGGGGTGACCGCGGGCCATGGCTTGACGGGGTTGCTCAAGGGCGAGCGCTTCCGCCGCCTGCTGGAGTCCACCCTCCCCGCGCGCACCTTCGAGGAGCTGCCGCACCCGCTGCTGCTGGTGGCCGCCAACCTCACCCACGGCACGCACGACGTCTTCACCACCGGCGAGCTGGCGCCGCGCGTCCACGCCACGTGCGCGTACCCAGGCCTGTTCCGCGCGGTGCCGCTGGACGGCAACCTCTACTGGGACGGCGGGCTGGTGGAGAAGGCTCCGGCGCTGGCGCTGCATGAGAGCGCCATCGGCTCGGAGCTGGATGCCATCCTGGTGCACTTCCTGCCCAGCCACACGCGCAAGGTGGTGGGCGGCCCCATGGCCTACGCGCAGGGCATCGCGGCGGGCTCGGCGGCGCTGCGGCGCGACCACTTCCGCCTCCAGCTCACCGTGCTGGGCCAGCGGCAGGTGCCCGTCTACGTCGTCGTCTCCAACCTGCCGCCCGTCACGCCCACCACCATGGAGCGCGGCTTCGACGCGCTGGACCAGGCGCGCCTGTCCGCCGAGCGCGCCCTGGCGCGCCCGCCCGTGCCCTTCGAGCAGGCCCGCTAG
- a CDS encoding NUDIX hydrolase → MSRTVKPWPRLRKGPEHDFRVVQVRQDVVADPRTSREHPRVRIGCADWVNVIAVTPGDELVLVRQYRFGTETATLEIPGGVIDPGETPEAAAARELEEETGHVAGRWVALGSVHPNPALQPNRCFSFLALDCVKVHAGKQDEGEDILVELHPRADVPRLILEGHITHSLVVVAFFLEQLRGAR, encoded by the coding sequence GTGTCTCGGACGGTGAAGCCCTGGCCGCGACTGCGCAAGGGGCCGGAGCATGACTTCCGCGTCGTCCAGGTGCGCCAGGACGTGGTCGCGGATCCGCGCACGTCGCGAGAGCACCCGCGCGTGCGCATCGGCTGCGCGGACTGGGTCAACGTCATCGCGGTGACGCCCGGGGACGAGCTGGTGCTCGTGCGGCAATACCGGTTCGGCACGGAGACGGCGACGCTGGAGATTCCCGGCGGCGTCATCGACCCAGGCGAGACGCCCGAAGCCGCCGCGGCGCGCGAGCTGGAAGAGGAGACGGGCCATGTCGCGGGCCGCTGGGTGGCCTTGGGCTCGGTGCACCCCAACCCCGCGCTCCAGCCCAATCGGTGCTTCAGCTTCCTCGCGCTGGACTGCGTGAAGGTCCACGCGGGCAAGCAGGACGAGGGAGAGGACATCCTCGTGGAGCTGCACCCGCGCGCGGACGTGCCTCGGCTCATCCTCGAAGGGCACATCACCCACTCGCTCGTGGTGGTGGCCTTCTTCCTGGAGCAGCTGCGCGGCGCGCGTTAG